From one Coffea eugenioides isolate CCC68of chromosome 11, Ceug_1.0, whole genome shotgun sequence genomic stretch:
- the LOC113754002 gene encoding calcium-binding protein CML38, producing MDKQRQYERVFNHLDENGDGKISASELQQCVASMGGKMSVEESEAAVRLMDSDGDGLLCLEDFVRIVEGAGDEEKGTDLMGAFKMYEMEGCGYINPKSLKRMLRRLGESKSTNECRKMIARFDLNGDGVLSFDEFKNMMSC from the coding sequence ATGGACAAGCAAAGGCAATACGAGCGCGTATTCAATCACTTGGATGAAAACGGAGATGGGAAAATATCGGCCTCGGAGTTGCAACAGTGCGTCGCATCGATGGGGGGAAAGATGTCGGTGGAGGAATCGGAGGCGGCAGTGAGGCTGATGGACTCGGACGGAGACGGGTTGTTGTGCTTGGAGGACTTTGTGAGAATAGTGGAAGGAGCGGGGGACGAAGAGAAAGGCACGGATTTGATGGGGGCTTTCAAGATGTACGAGATGGAGGGCTGCGGTTACATCAACCCCAAGAGCCTCAAGAGAATGCTGCGGAGGCTGGGAGAGTCCAAGAGTACTAACGAGTGCAGAAAGATGATCGCTCGTTTCGACCTCAACGGCGATGGCGTCCTGAGTTTTGACGAGTTCAAGAACATGATGTCTTGTTGA